One segment of Anopheles stephensi strain Indian chromosome 3, UCI_ANSTEP_V1.0, whole genome shotgun sequence DNA contains the following:
- the LOC118512646 gene encoding transcription factor SOX-3-like translates to MDDIDEDDILETLLRYQLQQPSPSPVNATTVVEENTTVTFNNEQMFYSSMLFQKLALLRHGGLYNTVSVTGQAIASSSGGTVTIIEKDDNEQKDDDGDVKKSDIMLTMESDMKGGGILHATMPPHHPSSLHGHSTSPYGALGSLSMMNIGQSQLSSHQTSAAQQHHLLGGGHQQHHMSHGLSSNNSSSSSNNNNSSGYGSPLQQPVSGLSPTGLVGGQGHSQHSSPTGMGSTGQHHITASGGGGGGHHHHHHSSGGLLGVNHNNNNTSKAAQQNADRVKRPMNAFMVWSRGQRRKMASDNPKMHNSEISKRLGAQWKDLSETEKRPFIDEAKRLRAVHMKEHPDYKYRPRRKTKTLTKAKEKYPLGVGSLLGGGQTTESSGMRGSASSTTLAAQQAAAAAAAAAAAAANRDMYHQMPPNGYMPNGYTMMHDPSSAAAYQSQQHYMSNYHHHHRYDMGQMAAAAAASGTSAGSLNSYMNAGYGGMYGGGSGGGGSTVSGGQTSPYGGSGGGLQQPGSPYSTTIQQQPGSPYGLNHQPGSALSCQSHSPSDSSVKSEPVSPSPIASATNNNLTMKREYIVGGGHQQQSAAADLSHLINMYHVPDMQQTGGADLQQHHRNHLMQHYHQHNASVSPDLQSQHQHLQQHQQQQQVQQQQQQQQVLRSMAPISHM, encoded by the exons ATGGACGATATCGATGAAGATGACATTCTGGAGACCCTGCTGCGATACCAACTGCAGCAACCCTCACCGTCGCCTGTAAATGCCACGACTGTTGTGGAAGAAAACACCACCGTTACTTTCAACAATGAACAAATGTTCTACTCAAGCATGTTGTTCCAAAAGCTGGCTCTGCTAAG ACACGGTGGACTCTACAATACCGTTAGCGTCACGGGACAGGCGATCGCGAGTTCGTCAGGCGGCACTGTCACCATTATCGAAAAGGACGACAACGAGCAGAAGGACGACGACGGTGACGTCAAGAAGAGCGACATTATGTTGACCATGGAATCCGATATGAAAGGGGGTGGTATTCTGCATGCCACGATGCCCCCGCACCACCCGTCCTCTCTGCACGGCCACAGTACTTCGCCATACGGAGCACTGGGATCGCTGAGCATGATGAACATCGGTCAATCGCAACTTTCATCCCATCAGACATCGGCTGCCCAGCAGCACCATCTGCTTGGTGGTggtcatcagcagcatcatatGAGCCACGGGCTGAGTAGcaacaacagtagcagcagcagtaacaacaacaacagcagcggaTACGGGAGTCCTCTGCAGCAACCGGTTTCCGGACTCAGTCCGACCGGTCTCGTTGGCGGGCAAGGACACTCGCAGCACAGTTCGCCGACGGGAATGGGTTCCACCGGCCAGCATCACATCACGGCAAGTGGGGGAGGTGGCGGTggtcaccatcaccatcatcacagTTCCGGAGGGCTGTTGGGTGTGAatcacaacaataacaacaccaGTAAGGCGGCGCAGCAGAATGCGGATCGCGTGAAGCGTCCGATGAACGCGTTCATGGTGTGGTCTCGTGGTCAGCGCAGGAAGATGGCTTCGGATAATCCTAAGATGCACAATTCAGAGATCTCCAAACGACTCGGCGCTCAGTGGAAGGACCTGTCGGAGACGGAGAAGCGCCCGTTTATTGATGAGGCGAAGCGGCTCCGAGCGGTGCATATGAAGGAACACCCGGATTATAAATACCGGCCGCGCCGGAAGACGAAGACTTTGACTAAGGCGAAGGAAAAGTATCCGCTCGGTGTGGGATCGCTGCTCGGTGGTGGCCAAACGACCGAGAGTAGTGGGATGCGCGGTAGCGCATCGTCCACCACGTTGGCCGCGCAgcaggcggcggcggcagcggcagcagcggccGCAGCCGCAGCGAACCGTGATATGTACCACCAGATGCCTCCAAATGGCTACATGCCGAATGGATACACGATGATGCACGATCCGTCGTCGGCGGCGGCTTACCAATCGCAGCAGCACTACATGAGCaattaccaccaccatcaccggtaCGACATGGGTCAgatggcggcagcagcagccgcctcCGGTACGTCAGCTGGATCCTTGAACAGCTACATGAATGCCGGCTACGGGGGTATGTACGGTGGCGGAAGTGGTGGCGGCGGAAGCACCGTATCCGGTGGTCAAACGTCACCCTACGGAGGTAGCGGTGGTGGCCTGCAGCAGCCCGGCTCGCCGTACAGTACGACAATCCAGCAGCAGCCCGGTTCACCGTACGGACTAAACCACCAACCCGGAAGCGCACTTTCCTGCCAAAGCCACAGTCCCAGTGATTCGAGCGTGAAATCGGAACCAGTCTCGCCTAGCCCGATCGCGTCAGCCACCAATAACAATCTAACGATGAAGCGAGAATACATAGTTGGCGGTGGGCATCAGCAGCAGTCGGCGGCCGCCGATCTGAGCCATTTGATCAACATGTACCACGTGCCGGATATGCAGCAAACGGGCGGAGCGGatctgcagcagcaccatcgcAATCACCTAATGCAACATTACCATCAGCATAACGCCAGCGTATCGCCCGATCTTCAatcgcagcaccagcacctccagcagcaccagcaacaacagcaggtccaacagcaacaacagcagcagcaggttctGCGATCCATGGCACCAATCTCACACATGTGA
- the LOC118509986 gene encoding uncharacterized protein LOC118509986: MVLAGNGSSNATTASGSLGGGLMSSSPHSHVALISAVTPGLGFSLPNGSDVQSSLLSVDSEEDPHHSYHHGMHMAPSPHHHHLFTSGGGGAGLIDCVTESNNCADREDSTGFISVAGTTANSAVGNYCLSGGIESVTGLVHSVTAATALAGANDGEEAGTGVPLESGGGSMSGGGSDSSVLRSNDRSISSSSSASLTLTARTAAAAAAAVAAVSNHHHHLQQHPTAADIPYHHHHHRPLPMDISAL, translated from the exons aTGGTTCTAGCTGGAAATGGTTCAAGCAATGCGACGACTGCCTCCGGTTCTCTAGGCGGCGGACTTATGAGCTCTTCGCCTCACTCGCACGTTGCGCTTATCAGTGCCGTCACACCTGGTCTCGGATTTTCATTGCCAAATGGAAGCGACGTGCAATCATCGCTGCTATCAGTTGATTCTGAAGAAGATCCACACCATTCGTACCATCATGGAATGCACATGGCACCGTCAccgcatcaccatcatct TTTCActagtggtggcggtggtgccgGTTTGATCGATTGTGTGACTGAGAGTAATAATTGTGCCGATCGTGAGGATTCCACTGGATTTATTTCAGTGGCGGGTACTACCGCGAACAGTGCCGTCGGAAACTATTGTCTTAGTGGAGGTATAGAAAGTGTGACAGGGTTGGTCCATTCCGTAACAGCCGCCACGGCGTTGGCTGGTGCGAATGATGGCGAAGAAGCGGGAACGGGCGTTCCGCTTGAGAGTGGTGGTGGATCGatgagtggtggtggtagtgataGCAGTGTTCTGcgatcgaacgatcgatcgatctcatcatcatcttcggcCAGCCTCACGCTGACGGCAAgaacggctgctgctgcagcggcAGCCGTGGCCGCTGTCTcgaatcatcaccatcatctgcAACAGCATCCCACGGCAGCAGACATACCttaccatcatcaccatcatcgacCTTTGCCGATGGATATATCGGCACTGTAG